In Ictalurus furcatus strain D&B chromosome 20, Billie_1.0, whole genome shotgun sequence, the DNA window AAGGACTTACGGTTTGGTCTGCACGAACAGTTTTAGGGCATAATAAGGATAATAAAAACCCTTACAAAAGCAATAGGGTTTCAGCACTTTGTGCTTGAAGCCCTAATAAtaaaaagcctttaaaaaaCAGTAGGGTTTACGCACTGCCCCTAATAATACAGCTGCAAGCAGAAATtttgggggccaagcacccagactcagTGAGTCACACATTCACAGATGCACTACAATTGTTGCATAAGCAGTCaaaggaaagcagagccataactataggcaaaagtattcaagaatgatttgtagtttcacacATTTGCCAGTTCATTACGGGAGAATGGTTTTGATTGTAGATAGTTTTCAAGATGACGTGAGCCATCTTTGGTGAAGAGTAGCAAAAAATTCCAGTTAAatgtaagcatttttagcatgttatttttacttttgatcagtAGGTGGCATGAGCCCGAAATCTGTTGCATAGCCTCATGTTAGGGTTCTGAAGATGCCTACCAAGTTTTGCATCAAGTCATTCCTGAGCTACAGCCTAACTTCCTGTTTTGTGGCTTCGCTGTCAAATTTGTTGGCCCATTATGGACAAGCCGTTTGGAGTATTCACAATTCTTACTCTGAAGATGGTGTGTgctgatgattggacaaaaattTGTAGGaagagtagcaaaaaaaaacaacaacaacagctttaataaaaaaaatcttttttattgCCATCTTGGCAATCTTTTTTTGCCAAGATGGCAAAAAATCTAAGTAGGTGGAAATTGATGTAATAGGTTGCACTTGACCTATCCAGGTATGActggcttttaaattttggacacgTGATTCAAAAGTTACGACCATAAACGTACTTCCAAATTAGACTAAGAAATTGACCCAGTGGTGGAGCTAGAGCATTGGCAGCACTCAGCtaaaatttggtcagaatgttccccaatcagtgtgccaaatgtCAAAAATTTTTACTAGATGGTTCTATGGGCTTCCATAGACACTCTAGCCAGAAGTTTGAACCCATAATAAAAAATCCTTACAAAAACAATATAGTTTCAGAATTTCAAGTTTTAGTGCTTGAACcccaaataaaatacacagagagcATAATAATCCATAATTGGAAATGACCCGGCATTATAGTTAGTTAATGGCCTATCTGCGTCTAGCACCCCCAGAGATGTGCAGAGCCTCAAACCCTACATTCAGCCTACAGTTCAATGCACACAGTGCACTGTGAGATTACAGCAGCGCAATCCTCTACCCTTCAACCTTATATtttggctagctagctaacattatgaGACTAGTTCATCCTGTTACTACATGTGCTGGATATGTGAGTCATTCAGTGTGAATTCAGTTAGGGTTTTTGCTACATGTCTCAGGCAAAAACTGACTTGTTGCACTTTTTCCCATTTTGAGGACCCCATAAGAAAATTAAGTGGCGTAATGTGGTGACTTCTGAGCATTTACAATTTGTCTTTATATCTGCCAAATTACATGTTGCTGggaataatatttaatattaaatccTAAACATGGCTTCCCAGATAAGACATTTTTAATTCGAAAAGTTTTTGAGGGGAGTGGAAAATGTAAGAATTCAGCCAAAATACTTTGGTTTTAGGTCACAAgaaaaaatggtaaatggtctgcacttatatactTTGGAtgaaagcgctttacactgtgtctcattcacccattcacacaccagtggtagcagagctgccatgcaaggcgctaacttgccatcgggagcaacttgtcagtgttcagtgtcttgcccaaggacacttcggcatatggagtcatgtggccaggaatcgaaccgccaaccctatgattagtggacaacctgctctaccacctgagccacagctgccccttAAAGTATCAAGAAAAAAGAATCAACAAAATCTGAGATATACAGCAACAACCCTTTCCGAATTGACATGAAATGGCCCATGTGCTGATCCTGCAAAAATAGCACAGTTATACCTTAGTGTTGCCAATGTACAGGCACCGCTGctaaaaaacaactaaaagaaAAGCTCTAACTGAGAAGTTTTCCTCCTTCATCTGGTACTCTGATAACTGTGATAGTTACATTACAGTAAGCacaataaagttattttattctcataataCTTCTGTAATATTGAGCGATCACAAATCATAAATATTTGGGCCGCATCCCAAACTATATACTACCATATAGTATTGGTGTCCTTACTATTTAGGCACATTGCTTAGTTTTGACATGCAatcctgaattctctctgatGCATTACTTGCCACTCTAATTAATTTATGAAATGTAAATCGCAATGGTATATTTTTACCAGAAAAATTCCAGTAAGGAATTCTAATCTCCTACATCCTGTAAGTCATTTGAGTTGAGTTCATGTATCTTTGTTTGCTAAGCAATAGGGTCACAGTATTCCCTGCTTGTATATGGCACACCATTATAAGGTTGGGTTTTCATATTGTGTCTCTTGCTTATATACATTATACCCATGTTTGTCCATAGCAGAGGTATGCAATCTGCACTGTAGGTTTTTAAATGAGTAGCTGCTGTACCTGTGTATGTCTGAGCAGGTGGCTTAGGAGACTCCATGATGTCTCTGTGCATGGACTTGGGACGGGGCTTCTTCTGTTTGATGCTTGGGGGGTGGGGTTTAATGACCGTATCCATGTCCTCCATCAATTTGAGCTGCCTCCTCCtcaaatattcatttttgaTGAACTCCCGTCTtgccttctcctcctctttcttctgACGATCCTCTTCTGCTTTCAGTCTGTCCAGCAGAGGGCAATAAAAGGCTCATCCATACAAAACACGATTAAGACTCATAAATCTTCAGAGATATTAGGCCCTTTACACAAATATGAATGTACAGTTACTTTAACATTTGCTAAATTATTGCtgaactagaaaaaaaaagtttttagctTTCTGGATCTATACGTGTTCCGCTATAGAGAGAGCTAACCTTGATATTTCCTTCTTCTGCTCCATCTCTTGCTCCTGCAGTCGTTTCTTCATctgcatctctttctctctccttagCCTCTTCTCCAGGAGTGCTGCTCTCTTCTGTGCAATGTCTTCCTCACCTTTTTGATCATCCTAAATGAAAACAGGTACAAAGCAGCCAAGTCAGAGACACCTGACAACGATCACAAATCAAGCAGAGATACAAACCACCACAATCAAATGGTTCTGggtcgacacacacacacacacacctatacataatatacatgtgcatatgaacacacacatagaccCCAGCCTTAACAAAAACATTCCTTCTCCTGAGTCACAATGCAGACACAATCACAGTGCCAAAAATAATCATGACTACAAGtataagagaaaaacacacataagAACACACTCAGCCAAGCCCATAGGTACTAATCAGCTCAAAAAGCATACAATTAATCATGAATATAAGATTATGATTCAATTCATTTATATTACTGTCATTTGATTTATATAACTAACTGTTGCACACAGTATGATCCTCCAAAGCTGATTTGCTAAAGTTTTGCAAATATCTTTGTAGTTATGCTTTTCTAAAACAGCTGACATGCTTACTAGTAATGCATTAATGGAATGCCATCTGTATTAAGTATTTAATTGTATGAATATAGTGTGAGGAATAACGGTTaacttattttatgttttttccaTCCAAAGTTATACTATCAACttgaaaaatgctaataatgtaatatttgtcTACTAAGAAATCATTTATAGCTCAAATGGTCAAATTAAATTACTAGTAGAGGTCAGAGACTCAGCCTGTCTTTTTtagaactttatttttattattagtaaaaGACTATTTTACTTTAATGCCAGTAGATCCTGCAGAGCACCAATTTTTAATAAGAAAGTTAAAAAGTGCCAGCCCATAAAAACAACTTGAATGAACTGAACTTTTCCCACCAATATGAGCCCTGATTTAACTACCTAGCTTAACTAATACAGcattgtattgtttattttatttatattaacttGACTTGTGAATAGAGCAATGGGTGGTTATCACAGAAATTTCAAGTGTTTTAACCTCTTCACAGCTGTTTTCCACCACAACTTACAAAATTAGGTATCATTGACCTTTGGACAACttgataattttttaaatatccaaaaAAGCTTCCCTGCTGAATTAAAGCATTTGTCTGGTGAGAATACTGCTGATATATGTCATTTTTTACACCATGTCTGCTCTGTACATTGACAAAGGTGTTAGGACTAGCCAAAATTGAGCAAGTGGCACCtcacacacatgacacactCACAGGAAGAATTCCTTGGATGAAGTAGACTACAGGGTTTCTTAAATAGGATTTGCTTCTGTAGATTCTAAATTCCCAATATCTGGTCAAGGTACTATACatgtaataattacaaataattgGACATTTAAGGTAAGTATATGTAAAAGAGCCAATACATCATGACagaaaatactgtataaataagcCCTAGACACATAAATATCAGATCAAACTGAGACTAATTTAAAGACGAACCACTTGTTACATCACTTGGGGTCAGCACCTTCTGTcgtattcattcatatttaaatgaataacatcTAACCAACAACATTCATACTGCAGTTTTACTGGTGTTTCATAGCTGCTAACATGCTCAGCTAACCAAAAGACCACATTTGAGTGAAAAGAGTGAAAACAGACACAGCAAAATAATGTGATGTGTTTCGTGAGCTCAGTGGTACGTTTCTATGGTTAGTGACATAAAACCTACCCTGTAGAAGAACCCACAACACATCTTCTCCACCCTGCCCTCCATCACTTTCCCACTTTCCAGTTCGTGATCCTCCGGAGGCTTCAGTTCAGAGAGAGGCACCTCAGTTAGGTCCTTCCCACCCTGGGCCTGACCTTCCCCTGTGCCATCTGTACTCATCACTTCCAAATGCTCCGTTACTGTCTGGGACTGAACTTGAAACGCTGCTGTTGTCTTGATGGGTCCGCCATCTTCTGATGGTTTCTCTTTCATATCTcgatcttttttcttctctttctcttcttttgctTTTTGGTTTGCTGTGACTTGGCTGGACAGAGCATCACCAGAACTCTTTTCTGCATCTGTTCCAGGTTGCTTGTCTATAGACCCCACTGCTAGTGCATTTACTCCCTCTTTATTTATGTGATTCTCATCTGTAGGTCCCTTGTCATGTCCTAAGTATGCAAAAGAACTAGTTTGTGTTTGTCGAGGGGAGAACCTGCGCAGCCTAGGTAGACTGTCCACTGACTGGGGGGTGTTTAACATACGACTAAATGGGGTGAATTTCAGCTCACTTTGGCGTGGAGTACGGGTTGTTCTGGCATGGAATGAAGCAGACTTTCTCTTTATGGGGGCAGGTGAGCGTTGTGTGGTACGGGGTGACCCTGTGGAGGACAGGTTTGGGGAAAGAGACCCCACAGATCCACGACTCACAACACTACTGCTGCGCAGCTCACACAGGTGTTTCTGAAATGAAATTTGTGTTTGCATTtgagtgtgtggaggtgagaTCACCCAGGCTTGCTGCTCACGTAGATGCATGATGTGTTCTTGCTGCTGTGCCAGGCGCTGCATTTCTGTCTGCAGGAAGCTCAGTGATGCATTCAAGTGTTCGATCGAGCGTGTGTACTCTGCCAAGTCTACCACCTCTGCACTCCCTCCATCCTCTGGGGTCAATTTAAGTGGTGCTCCATCGGGCTTGCACCTCTCTAATTGAGAGTCGCTATCCTTTGTTTTCAGTAGCTGTGGTTGTACATTTTGCTTCTCATCTAGAGTTCTGCAACTTCCACTACCACCCCCTAGTGGTGAGATAGCTTCTTTGCGGCGAACAACATTGAGAAAGGCAGTGCGACCCATCCTTTGTCTGTGGCGTGTGAAAGCGGCTTccactttgtttttttgagcTTCAATAGCTCGCCGCTTTTCCTCAAGCTTCATCTTCAATTGCACCATCTCAGACACTAACAGGCTAGATGGGTCACGGGGTGAGCTGGTCTGACTGGGACTTCGGGCATCAGGTGTTACACACCTTGCTACTGCTGTAGCAGTTGTAGTGCTTATATCACTTTCAGGTGTATTTCCACCACTCCGCCCCTCCCCATGGTTGACCTTGCGGAACTTTTGCTCAGCAAAACTTGTCATGCGCACAGCATAAGAGGATCCAACTGAGGAGTTGGAGCTTGCAGCCAGTGAATGCTGACCCCGTAGACTTGGCACAGGGATGAAACTTCCAACTGAATCAGGTAATGGGCACGAACGGGCTTCATAGTCTTGGTCCATATCAGAGTAGTCCTTTAAAGATGAGTCTTCATCCTGACCATCCTGGATGTCCTCTGTGCGAACATGAATTCCTGTATCCATTTCTGTAGATGTAGAACTTAGTTGTCCATCATCAACCCGGGCTTTAGACAGATGGTCCTCAGGGTCTTGCAGGTCAGAGTTAGCAGCAGTGTGGGCTTCAGGGGGGTGCAGGAAGAAGGCATTTTCACCAACAGTGGGACGGAGACTGCTGGGAGAACACTCTGAGTCGTGAATGATCTTCAGAGCCTCCTCCATAGTTGGAGTCGGAGACTGGGGACTAGTGACATCTGGATGCACCCCATTTGAATACCTACagaaattaaaaagtaaaaacctctGTTAAATGTGAATACTATCTTCATGGTCTGATTACTACTTAGCAGTAGAATTTTAACTGATCTGGAACATCTCTTGATTTTAGAGCAATACAATTGTaaaattaatgaaaagatcAAATACCAAATTTATCTATCCTAGTTTGTCAGTCAGATGCTATTTCTTTAGCTGCCCAGGTATCTTAAAAGAAATACCTAGAGTCAGTTCTAACAAGAGGCCTGACAGGACCATGGTGTGATGTTACATCATCTTCTTCTTGTAAcggtgtatgtgtgtttccaTTAATGGGTTGGAAAGAGAGGTTCCAGCGCATGCCCCGTACCAAGTTGGAAGCATTGAACACCAGGCCCTCCGTGCTAGCAGACCGACTCAACCCTTTACCTGATGTACAACCCACAGGGTCATCAAATGGAATCTCAAACGAGATACCATGGGCTGAAGACCTACagtggaggagagagggagggaaaggtAAGGGaaatcataaacaaacaaagaaaacacacacacacacatatatattatatatatatatatatatatatatacacacacaaacacacacacacacaaatacatgtacatacatacatgcatacatatacacactaccACTCAAAAATTgacactttctttattttttccccccacatttttgaataataataaagtcatgaaaaccctggaataacacaaatggaactatgggaattatgttgtgataaaaatccaaaataatttagtattttgtcATCTTCAAAGGaaacaccctttttgcctagaatttccagaaatgtattcttggcattttcaaccaatttcttgaggaatctgaatctgaaaacctgagatgctttttaaacagtattaaaggagttcccacctatgctggacacttattggatgcttttcggaatatttcgcttcaaatcatccatttaaaaaaatatattttttgtaaataaaatgttagccTTCTAACGAAAGAAaggaatatgttggcacaattatatttttgtctacaaaagcgatttcaaacatttaatcatacatctACATacatcaaaacattttttaagataatgagaaacatttcagttaagtgtctccaaacttttgactggtagagtgcgtgtgtgcgtatgtgtatatgtatatatatatatatatatatatatatatatatatatatatatatatatatatatatatatatacgcgcacacacacacacacacacatatatatacacacacacacatatatatatatatacacatatatatatatatatatatatatatatatatacatatatatatatatacatatatatatatatatatatatatatatatatatatatatatatatatatacacacatatattatatatatgtatatatatacacacacacacaga includes these proteins:
- the camsap2b gene encoding calmodulin-regulated spectrin-associated protein 2 isoform X3, which codes for MMEDARGAKHSRRTFLVPAIKSFDHYDFVRAKIACSLTWLVAKAYGSDCIPVELKEPFYKDQYEQEHLKPPVASLLLSAELYCRAGSLILRSDAARPLLGHNGVIQALAQKGLYVTDQERLVTERDLCKTPIQMYKKEDPKAQPALCVPLVDTLLKDNTDGCALVALLHFYCPNAVPLEDICVKETMSLVDSLYNLQLIQDFCRENLNNCCHFTLEDMLYASTCIKSNYLVFMAELFWWFEVVKPSFVQPRTLESKVEPTKMAPITKHNLIHRPPSANQPKSPSTTNSAIIKRSNSLSYVDGCVGTWPKEKRSSAHGISFEIPFDDPVGCTSGKGLSRSASTEGLVFNASNLVRGMRWNLSFQPINGNTHTPLQEEDDVTSHHGPVRPLVRTDSRYSNGVHPDVTSPQSPTPTMEEALKIIHDSECSPSSLRPTVGENAFFLHPPEAHTAANSDLQDPEDHLSKARVDDGQLSSTSTEMDTGIHVRTEDIQDGQDEDSSLKDYSDMDQDYEARSCPLPDSVGSFIPVPSLRGQHSLAASSNSSVGSSYAVRMTSFAEQKFRKVNHGEGRSGGNTPESDISTTTATAVARCVTPDARSPSQTSSPRDPSSLLVSEMVQLKMKLEEKRRAIEAQKNKVEAAFTRHRQRMGRTAFLNVVRRKEAISPLGGGSGSCRTLDEKQNVQPQLLKTKDSDSQLERCKPDGAPLKLTPEDGGSAEVVDLAEYTRSIEHLNASLSFLQTEMQRLAQQQEHIMHLREQQAWVISPPHTQMQTQISFQKHLCELRSSSVVSRGSVGSLSPNLSSTGSPRTTQRSPAPIKRKSASFHARTTRTPRQSELKFTPFSRMLNTPQSVDSLPRLRRFSPRQTQTSSFAYLGHDKGPTDENHINKEGVNALAVGSIDKQPGTDAEKSSGDALSSQVTANQKAKEEKEKKKDRDMKEKPSEDGGPIKTTAAFQVQSQTVTEHLEVMSTDGTGEGQAQGGKDLTEVPLSELKPPEDHELESGKVMEGRVEKMCCGFFYRDDQKGEEDIAQKRAALLEKRLRREKEMQMKKRLQEQEMEQKKEISRLKAEEDRQKKEEEKARREFIKNEYLRRRQLKLMEDMDTVIKPHPPSIKQKKPRPKSMHRDIMESPKPPAQTYTGSRPRGYSVSSISLASLNLADNETVQTDKRMSRRSKFSPGNLCLFLSSAKGAKARPETAEGQLSLCPSVNRNGENWENESTTSSAASNTEYTGPKLYKEPSAKSNKYIIQNALAHCCLAGKVNEGQKTKILEEMEKTESNNFLILFRDSGCQFRALYTYCPETEEISKLAGIGPKTIMPRMIENLYKYSSDKKQFCHIPAKTMSASIDAITIYSHLWQTKKQSTPKKLLK
- the camsap2b gene encoding calmodulin-regulated spectrin-associated protein 2 isoform X1: MMEDARGAKHSRRTFLVPAIKSFDHYDFVRAKIACSLTWLVAKAYGSDCIPVELKEPFYKDQYEQEHLKPPVASLLLSAELYCRAGSLILRSDAARPLLGHNGVIQALAQKGLYVTDQERLVTERDLCKTPIQMSSHLAMIDTLMMAYTVEMISVERVLTCVQKYSPFFPEEDFPYDAEEAVTTWINKVNEYLRETMAQEQRVGNTLEAKPAVQKYKKEDPKAQPALCVPLVDTLLKDNTDGCALVALLHFYCPNAVPLEDICVKETMSLVDSLYNLQLIQDFCRENLNNCCHFTLEDMLYASTCIKSNYLVFMAELFWWFEVVKPSFVQPRTLESKVEPTKMAPITKHNLIHRPPSANQPKSPSTTNSAIIKRSNSLSYVDGCVGTWPKEKRSSAHGISFEIPFDDPVGCTSGKGLSRSASTEGLVFNASNLVRGMRWNLSFQPINGNTHTPLQEEDDVTSHHGPVRPLVRTDSRYSNGVHPDVTSPQSPTPTMEEALKIIHDSECSPSSLRPTVGENAFFLHPPEAHTAANSDLQDPEDHLSKARVDDGQLSSTSTEMDTGIHVRTEDIQDGQDEDSSLKDYSDMDQDYEARSCPLPDSVGSFIPVPSLRGQHSLAASSNSSVGSSYAVRMTSFAEQKFRKVNHGEGRSGGNTPESDISTTTATAVARCVTPDARSPSQTSSPRDPSSLLVSEMVQLKMKLEEKRRAIEAQKNKVEAAFTRHRQRMGRTAFLNVVRRKEAISPLGGGSGSCRTLDEKQNVQPQLLKTKDSDSQLERCKPDGAPLKLTPEDGGSAEVVDLAEYTRSIEHLNASLSFLQTEMQRLAQQQEHIMHLREQQAWVISPPHTQMQTQISFQKHLCELRSSSVVSRGSVGSLSPNLSSTGSPRTTQRSPAPIKRKSASFHARTTRTPRQSELKFTPFSRMLNTPQSVDSLPRLRRFSPRQTQTSSFAYLGHDKGPTDENHINKEGVNALAVGSIDKQPGTDAEKSSGDALSSQVTANQKAKEEKEKKKDRDMKEKPSEDGGPIKTTAAFQVQSQTVTEHLEVMSTDGTGEGQAQGGKDLTEVPLSELKPPEDHELESGKVMEGRVEKMCCGFFYRDDQKGEEDIAQKRAALLEKRLRREKEMQMKKRLQEQEMEQKKEISRLKAEEDRQKKEEEKARREFIKNEYLRRRQLKLMEDMDTVIKPHPPSIKQKKPRPKSMHRDIMESPKPPAQTYTGSRPRGYSVSSISLASLNLADNETVQTDKRMSRRSKFSPGNLCLFLSSAKGAKARPETAEGQLSLCPSVNRNGENWENESTTSSAASNTEYTGPKLYKEPSAKSNKYIIQNALAHCCLAGKVNEGQKTKILEEMEKTESNNFLILFRDSGCQFRALYTYCPETEEISKLAGIGPKTIMPRMIENLYKYSSDKKQFCHIPAKTMSASIDAITIYSHLWQTKKQSTPKKLLK
- the camsap2b gene encoding calmodulin-regulated spectrin-associated protein 2 isoform X4 — encoded protein: MMEDARGAKHSRRTFLVPAIKSFDHYDFVRAKIACSLTWLVAKAYGSDCIPVELKEPFYKDQYEQEHLKPPVASLLLSAELYCRAGSLILRSDAARPLLGHNGVIQALAQKGLYVTDQERLVTERDLCKTPIQMSNYLVFMAELFWWFEVVKPSFVQPRTLESKVEPTKMAPITKHNLIHRPPSANQPKSPSTTNSAIIKRSNSLSYVDGCVGTWPKEKRSSAHGISFEIPFDDPVGCTSGKGLSRSASTEGLVFNASNLVRGMRWNLSFQPINGNTHTPLQEEDDVTSHHGPVRPLVRTDSRYSNGVHPDVTSPQSPTPTMEEALKIIHDSECSPSSLRPTVGENAFFLHPPEAHTAANSDLQDPEDHLSKARVDDGQLSSTSTEMDTGIHVRTEDIQDGQDEDSSLKDYSDMDQDYEARSCPLPDSVGSFIPVPSLRGQHSLAASSNSSVGSSYAVRMTSFAEQKFRKVNHGEGRSGGNTPESDISTTTATAVARCVTPDARSPSQTSSPRDPSSLLVSEMVQLKMKLEEKRRAIEAQKNKVEAAFTRHRQRMGRTAFLNVVRRKEAISPLGGGSGSCRTLDEKQNVQPQLLKTKDSDSQLERCKPDGAPLKLTPEDGGSAEVVDLAEYTRSIEHLNASLSFLQTEMQRLAQQQEHIMHLREQQAWVISPPHTQMQTQISFQKHLCELRSSSVVSRGSVGSLSPNLSSTGSPRTTQRSPAPIKRKSASFHARTTRTPRQSELKFTPFSRMLNTPQSVDSLPRLRRFSPRQTQTSSFAYLGHDKGPTDENHINKEGVNALAVGSIDKQPGTDAEKSSGDALSSQVTANQKAKEEKEKKKDRDMKEKPSEDGGPIKTTAAFQVQSQTVTEHLEVMSTDGTGEGQAQGGKDLTEVPLSELKPPEDHELESGKVMEGRVEKMCCGFFYRDDQKGEEDIAQKRAALLEKRLRREKEMQMKKRLQEQEMEQKKEISRLKAEEDRQKKEEEKARREFIKNEYLRRRQLKLMEDMDTVIKPHPPSIKQKKPRPKSMHRDIMESPKPPAQTYTGSRPRGYSVSSISLASLNLADNETVQTDKRMSRRSKFSPGNLCLFLSSAKGAKARPETAEGQLSLCPSVNRNGENWENESTTSSAASNTEYTGPKLYKEPSAKSNKYIIQNALAHCCLAGKVNEGQKTKILEEMEKTESNNFLILFRDSGCQFRALYTYCPETEEISKLAGIGPKTIMPRMIENLYKYSSDKKQFCHIPAKTMSASIDAITIYSHLWQTKKQSTPKKLLK
- the camsap2b gene encoding calmodulin-regulated spectrin-associated protein 2 isoform X2 — encoded protein: MMEDARGAKHSRRTFLVPAIKSFDHYDFVRAKIACSLTWLVAKAYGSDCIPVELKEPFYKDQYEQEHLKPPVASLLLSAELYCRAGSLILRSDAARPLLGHNGVIQALAQKGLYVTDQERLVTERDLCKTPIQMSSHLAMIDTLMMAYTVEMISVERVLTCVQKYSPFFPEEDFPYDAEEAVTTWINKVNEYLRETMAQEQRVGNTLEAKPAVQKYKKEDPKAQPALCVPLVDTLLKDNTDGCALVALLHFYCPNAVPLEDICVKETMSLVDSLYNLQLIQDFCRENLNNCCHFTLEDMLYASTCIKSNYLVFMAELFWWFEVVKPSFVQPRTLESKVEPTKMAPITKHNLIHRPPSANQPKSPSTTNSAIIKRSNSLSYVDGCVGTWPKEKRSSAHGISFEIPFDDPVGCTSGKGLSRSASTEGLVFNASNLVRGMRWNLSFQPINGNTHTPLQEEDDVTSHHGPVRPLVRTDSRYSNGVHPDVTSPQSPTPTMEEALKIIHDSECSPSSLRPTVGENAFFLHPPEAHTAANSDLQDPEDHLSKARVDDGQLSSTSTEMDTGIHVRTEDIQDGQDEDSSLKDYSDMDQDYEARSCPLPDSVGSFIPVPSLRGQHSLAASSNSSVGSSYAVRMTSFAEQKFRKVNHGEGRSGGNTPESDISTTTATAVARCVTPDARSPSQTSSPRDPSSLLVSEMVQLKMKLEEKRRAIEAQKNKVEAAFTRHRQRMGRTAFLNVVRRKEAISPLGGGSGSCRTLDEKQNVQPQLLKTKDSDSQLERCKPDGAPLKLTPEDGGSAEVVDLAEYTRSIEHLNASLSFLQTEMQRLAQQQEHIMHLREQQAWVISPPHTQMQTQISFQKHLCELRSSSVVSRGSVGSLSPNLSSTGSPRTTQRSPAPIKRKSASFHARTTRTPRQSELKFTPFSRMLNTPQSVDSLPRLRRFSPRQTQTSSFAYLGHDKGPTDENHINKEGVNALAVGSIDKQPGTDAEKSSGDALSSQVTANQKAKEEKEKKKDRDMKEKPSEDGGPIKTTAAFQVQSQTVTEHLEVMSTDGTGEGQAQGGKDLTEVPLSELKPPEDHELESGKVMEGRVEKMCCGFFYRDDQKGEEDIAQKRAALLEKRLRREKEMQMKKRLQEQEMEQKKEISRLKAEEDRQKKEEEKARREFIKNEYLRRRQLKLMEDMDTVIKPHPPSIKQKKPRPKSMHRDIMESPKPPAQTYTGSRPRGYSVSSISLASLNLADNETVQTDKRMSRPETAEGQLSLCPSVNRNGENWENESTTSSAASNTEYTGPKLYKEPSAKSNKYIIQNALAHCCLAGKVNEGQKTKILEEMEKTESNNFLILFRDSGCQFRALYTYCPETEEISKLAGIGPKTIMPRMIENLYKYSSDKKQFCHIPAKTMSASIDAITIYSHLWQTKKQSTPKKLLK
- the camsap2b gene encoding calmodulin-regulated spectrin-associated protein 2 isoform X5, with amino-acid sequence MSLVDSLYNLQLIQDFCRENLNNCCHFTLEDMLYASTCIKSNYLVFMAELFWWFEVVKPSFVQPRTLESKVEPTKMAPITKHNLIHRPPSANQPKSPSTTNSAIIKRSNSLSYVDGCVGTWPKEKRSSAHGISFEIPFDDPVGCTSGKGLSRSASTEGLVFNASNLVRGMRWNLSFQPINGNTHTPLQEEDDVTSHHGPVRPLVRTDSRYSNGVHPDVTSPQSPTPTMEEALKIIHDSECSPSSLRPTVGENAFFLHPPEAHTAANSDLQDPEDHLSKARVDDGQLSSTSTEMDTGIHVRTEDIQDGQDEDSSLKDYSDMDQDYEARSCPLPDSVGSFIPVPSLRGQHSLAASSNSSVGSSYAVRMTSFAEQKFRKVNHGEGRSGGNTPESDISTTTATAVARCVTPDARSPSQTSSPRDPSSLLVSEMVQLKMKLEEKRRAIEAQKNKVEAAFTRHRQRMGRTAFLNVVRRKEAISPLGGGSGSCRTLDEKQNVQPQLLKTKDSDSQLERCKPDGAPLKLTPEDGGSAEVVDLAEYTRSIEHLNASLSFLQTEMQRLAQQQEHIMHLREQQAWVISPPHTQMQTQISFQKHLCELRSSSVVSRGSVGSLSPNLSSTGSPRTTQRSPAPIKRKSASFHARTTRTPRQSELKFTPFSRMLNTPQSVDSLPRLRRFSPRQTQTSSFAYLGHDKGPTDENHINKEGVNALAVGSIDKQPGTDAEKSSGDALSSQVTANQKAKEEKEKKKDRDMKEKPSEDGGPIKTTAAFQVQSQTVTEHLEVMSTDGTGEGQAQGGKDLTEVPLSELKPPEDHELESGKVMEGRVEKMCCGFFYRDDQKGEEDIAQKRAALLEKRLRREKEMQMKKRLQEQEMEQKKEISRLKAEEDRQKKEEEKARREFIKNEYLRRRQLKLMEDMDTVIKPHPPSIKQKKPRPKSMHRDIMESPKPPAQTYTGSRPRGYSVSSISLASLNLADNETVQTDKRMSRRSKFSPGNLCLFLSSAKGAKARPETAEGQLSLCPSVNRNGENWENESTTSSAASNTEYTGPKLYKEPSAKSNKYIIQNALAHCCLAGKVNEGQKTKILEEMEKTESNNFLILFRDSGCQFRALYTYCPETEEISKLAGIGPKTIMPRMIENLYKYSSDKKQFCHIPAKTMSASIDAITIYSHLWQTKKQSTPKKLLK